A genomic window from Providencia alcalifaciens includes:
- a CDS encoding DUF4139 domain-containing protein, which produces MFVTRKFTKGILFVSALASWQAFAESAPLLHPLKLNQATIFLRGAELTNSATVNLPQGESKLVFTNVADHLDQKSLSISLDNEDVLIRSIDVQTVAVDPVYTGEVANLKTQIDAITKQISELNIKIKVGDDQLALLKDQRFFGETTTLSLEQSASKLEFIRKQMSAILSENLTYQHQIDELTEKHALLQAKFEGILPDNIGEQTQIVLTVDTPQNLSTNMQISYVTPDAGWSPSYDIRAKDIDKPVNITYKADVIQNTGMDWDKVKLTLSSANPTRNITPPFLTPWLLSVYDQYNQGDMNRKMSASMDIEMAAPAAPVAELSAVKKRSPGMANYVSTNTNGVNLSYNIDLPFSLASTPKSKSITIKQADVDAKYRYTSTPKMSEEVYLQAQIDDWDTLNLLNGPANIYFMNSYVGDFYVNSGQLTETLDIPFGVDDNIQISRVNNAGMRKKPTFMGSTVEQKESFLIKVRNTRRNDIKLSVYDQLPTSRDTDIKVINPEYKGGKLDETENKIEWDLTLKPQETAELPLSYTLKYPKNKQINGL; this is translated from the coding sequence ATGTTTGTCACTCGCAAATTCACCAAAGGAATTTTATTTGTATCGGCGTTAGCGTCATGGCAAGCATTTGCTGAATCAGCGCCGCTTCTACACCCTCTTAAACTCAATCAAGCCACGATCTTTTTACGTGGTGCCGAGTTAACGAATAGCGCCACTGTTAATTTACCGCAAGGCGAAAGTAAACTGGTTTTTACCAATGTTGCTGACCACCTTGATCAAAAAAGCCTTTCTATTAGCTTAGATAATGAAGATGTTTTGATCCGCTCAATTGACGTGCAAACTGTGGCGGTAGACCCCGTTTACACGGGTGAAGTGGCAAATTTAAAAACGCAAATAGACGCGATAACCAAGCAAATTTCAGAGCTTAATATCAAAATAAAAGTGGGTGATGACCAACTCGCTTTACTGAAAGATCAGCGTTTTTTTGGTGAAACAACGACATTATCCCTTGAGCAGTCTGCATCCAAATTGGAGTTTATTCGTAAACAAATGTCTGCGATATTGAGCGAAAACTTAACGTATCAGCATCAGATTGATGAATTAACAGAGAAACACGCGTTATTGCAGGCAAAATTTGAAGGAATTCTTCCCGATAATATTGGTGAGCAAACGCAAATTGTGTTGACGGTTGATACGCCCCAAAATTTGAGCACTAACATGCAAATTTCGTATGTCACTCCCGATGCAGGTTGGTCCCCAAGTTATGATATTCGCGCTAAAGATATTGATAAACCAGTCAATATTACCTATAAAGCTGACGTTATTCAAAATACTGGCATGGACTGGGACAAAGTTAAACTCACCCTTTCCTCTGCTAATCCAACGCGCAATATCACCCCGCCATTTTTAACGCCATGGTTATTGTCCGTTTACGATCAATATAATCAAGGTGATATGAATAGAAAAATGTCCGCGTCGATGGATATAGAGATGGCAGCGCCTGCTGCGCCTGTAGCAGAACTCTCTGCAGTAAAAAAACGCAGCCCGGGAATGGCAAACTATGTGTCCACCAACACCAATGGTGTGAATCTCAGTTATAACATCGACTTGCCTTTTAGCTTAGCTTCTACCCCTAAATCAAAATCCATTACCATTAAGCAAGCGGATGTTGATGCTAAATATCGTTATACATCAACACCAAAAATGTCGGAAGAAGTCTATTTGCAAGCACAAATTGATGACTGGGATACACTGAACTTACTGAATGGCCCTGCAAATATTTACTTCATGAACAGCTATGTGGGTGATTTTTATGTAAATTCGGGGCAATTGACTGAGACTCTCGATATTCCATTCGGGGTGGATGATAACATTCAAATTTCTCGCGTGAATAATGCAGGTATGCGTAAAAAGCCGACCTTTATGGGCTCCACGGTTGAGCAAAAAGAAAGTTTCTTAATTAAGGTACGTAATACGCGGAGAAATGATATTAAACTGTCTGTTTATGACCAACTCCCGACGAGCAGAGATACCGATATTAAAGTGATCAACCCTGAATATAAAGGCGGAAAACTGGATGAAACAGAGAATAAAATTGAATGGGATTTAACGCTCAAACCGCAAGAAACCGCAGAGTTACCATTAAGTTATACGCTGAAATACCCTAAAAATAAGCAGATTAATGGATTATAA
- the ydfG gene encoding bifunctional NADP-dependent 3-hydroxy acid dehydrogenase/3-hydroxypropionate dehydrogenase YdfG → MIILVTGATSGFGEAIARKFIQHNFTVIGTGRRTERLDALHQELGDKFYPLTLDVQDRKAIQHAVANLPAHLKNIDLLVNNAGLALGLEPAFDANPDDWETMINTNTKGLVNMTYEVLQGMVEKNHGHIINIGSTAASWPYKGGNVYGATKAFVKQFSLGLRADLVGKKIRVTDIEPGLVGGTEFSNVRFKGDDEKVTNTYKGADALTAEDIAETVYWVATLPAHMNVNTLELMPVCQTFAGLTVHKQ, encoded by the coding sequence ATGATTATTCTAGTAACCGGCGCAACATCAGGATTTGGTGAAGCTATTGCTCGCAAATTTATTCAGCATAACTTCACTGTGATTGGGACAGGACGCAGAACTGAAAGATTAGATGCATTACATCAAGAATTGGGTGATAAGTTTTATCCATTAACTTTGGATGTGCAAGACCGAAAAGCCATTCAACACGCTGTAGCCAATTTGCCTGCCCACTTAAAAAATATCGATCTTTTAGTCAATAATGCGGGGCTTGCTTTAGGATTAGAGCCTGCATTTGATGCAAATCCGGATGACTGGGAAACCATGATCAACACAAATACCAAAGGCTTAGTCAATATGACTTATGAAGTGCTGCAAGGTATGGTGGAAAAAAATCACGGGCACATTATCAATATTGGCTCTACTGCTGCATCTTGGCCATATAAAGGTGGTAACGTTTACGGTGCAACCAAGGCGTTTGTAAAACAATTTTCTTTAGGATTACGTGCAGATTTAGTAGGTAAAAAAATCCGTGTGACCGATATTGAGCCAGGGTTAGTCGGTGGAACTGAGTTTTCAAATGTCCGCTTTAAAGGCGATGATGAAAAAGTCACAAACACCTATAAGGGCGCGGATGCCCTTACTGCTGAAGATATTGCGGAAACAGTTTATTGGGTGGCAACACTTCCGGCTCATATGAACGTTAATACACTAGAATTAATGCCAGTATGCCAAACATTTGCTGGCTTAACCGTACATAAACAATAA
- a CDS encoding DUF1283 family protein, with product MSTSQKFIKNGLAAICFCLPLMWVNAAQAANTSCAAGSTCVSVGNGSNDPLNKEQARQDKEQWDETKMLRSKVNRRTEKEFDKIDAAFDAKDKCEKSLNLNAYWEPNTQRCLDVNSGRPIINP from the coding sequence ATGAGCACGTCACAAAAATTTATCAAAAATGGCCTAGCTGCAATCTGCTTCTGCCTCCCTTTGATGTGGGTTAATGCGGCGCAAGCAGCTAATACATCATGCGCTGCGGGTAGCACTTGTGTTTCTGTCGGTAATGGCAGTAATGACCCATTGAATAAGGAACAGGCGCGACAAGATAAAGAGCAGTGGGATGAAACTAAAATGCTACGTTCTAAAGTTAACCGCCGTACCGAAAAAGAGTTTGATAAAATTGACGCGGCATTTGATGCTAAAGATAAATGTGAGAAAAGTTTGAATCTTAATGCTTATTGGGAGCCAAATACTCAACGTTGTCTTGATGTTAATTCAGGTCGCCCAATCATCAATCCTTAG
- the bioD gene encoding dethiobiotin synthase has protein sequence MNNLFITGTDTDVGKTVSTLAILQALNNQGIKAVGYKPIADQCIDTPEGKRNKDALLIHRVSQDLVSYDEVNPVRLGDNYSHENSIDFNKINKGLDHLHEQSDIVVIEGNGGWRYLLDDNTFYADWLKKQSVGVILVVGIQHGCVNHALLTAEAIRADGLPLVGWLANRINPGLAHYAQIIQRMQQHIDAPLLGEIPYLLRPEEKELGHYLDGEKLQEFVSVPAF, from the coding sequence ATGAACAATCTATTTATTACCGGGACAGATACAGATGTCGGGAAGACGGTATCGACACTAGCAATATTACAAGCACTTAATAATCAAGGTATTAAAGCAGTAGGGTACAAACCTATTGCAGATCAATGTATCGATACACCGGAAGGGAAGCGCAATAAGGATGCACTTCTTATTCATCGTGTTTCGCAAGATCTCGTCTCGTATGATGAAGTTAACCCTGTCAGACTTGGTGATAATTACAGCCATGAAAACAGTATTGATTTTAATAAAATCAATAAAGGGTTAGATCACCTTCACGAGCAAAGCGACATAGTCGTTATCGAAGGTAATGGTGGATGGCGTTATCTTCTTGATGATAATACTTTTTATGCCGACTGGTTGAAAAAACAATCTGTTGGCGTGATCTTAGTCGTCGGCATTCAGCATGGGTGTGTCAATCATGCATTATTGACAGCTGAAGCTATTCGAGCTGATGGTTTACCGTTAGTCGGTTGGTTAGCCAATAGAATCAACCCAGGCTTGGCACATTACGCTCAAATTATCCAGCGTATGCAACAACATATTGATGCGCCATTATTGGGTGAAATTCCTTATTTATTGCGGCCTGAAGAAAAAGAGTTGGGACATTATTTAGATGGTGAAAAACTGCAAGAATTTGTTTCAGTTCCTGCATTTTAA
- a CDS encoding ROK family protein codes for MINQTGNTDQIKQLNTGLVYRIIAQHGPISRIALSKQSQLAPASITKITRELMDAHLIQEREFPVLGLRGRPAVGLVIESEGWQFLAIRIEQQHAIISLKEINAKTLTEQCYPFDVKGNQQFSDRLSELIGLFFEENASHLERVTAISILLDGLLDSYSGIIYRLPDYHIHQLAIGKMLTEKTGLPVYLHPPVNALAIGDHLKHSESRPQKNIIYLQIQDVVNIAVLNHGYSLDSITRQPILFAHTLTDSEQPQSCYCGGTDCLETKISIPAIIQQAKELLADYPTSILHKESVDINTISRGAIENDPLCILLLDIVAKRLAYPLAMMINLFGTELILVNSPLTDEKNYWLTRLQYFISLYGNPLYSNKLILDKSISLIKESETALIQNALYDGSLLLQLLQG; via the coding sequence ATGATAAACCAAACGGGGAATACCGACCAAATCAAGCAATTAAATACTGGGCTTGTGTACCGAATTATTGCACAACATGGTCCAATTTCCCGTATTGCGTTATCAAAACAGTCTCAATTGGCCCCTGCGAGTATCACCAAAATTACCCGTGAACTGATGGATGCTCACTTAATACAGGAACGTGAATTTCCAGTATTAGGGCTAAGAGGGCGACCAGCCGTAGGGTTAGTCATTGAAAGTGAAGGTTGGCAATTTTTAGCCATTCGAATTGAACAACAACATGCCATTATTTCGTTAAAAGAAATTAATGCTAAAACTCTCACAGAACAGTGCTATCCTTTTGATGTAAAAGGTAATCAACAATTTAGTGATCGGTTATCGGAACTGATTGGTCTGTTTTTCGAAGAAAACGCCTCTCACTTAGAAAGAGTCACGGCGATCAGCATCTTATTAGATGGTCTCTTAGACTCTTACTCTGGAATTATTTATAGGTTGCCTGACTATCATATTCACCAATTGGCAATCGGCAAAATGCTGACAGAAAAAACAGGCCTGCCTGTCTATCTTCATCCGCCAGTTAATGCTTTGGCTATCGGCGACCACCTCAAACATTCAGAATCTCGACCACAAAAAAATATTATTTATCTACAGATTCAAGATGTGGTTAATATCGCGGTGCTGAATCACGGCTATTCACTGGATTCAATAACTCGTCAGCCTATATTATTTGCACATACTCTAACTGATTCAGAACAACCACAATCTTGCTATTGTGGTGGAACAGACTGCTTAGAAACTAAGATATCTATTCCGGCGATTATTCAGCAAGCAAAGGAATTACTTGCAGATTATCCTACATCTATTTTGCATAAAGAAAGTGTCGATATTAATACAATTAGTCGAGGTGCAATAGAAAATGACCCATTATGTATTTTATTACTCGATATAGTAGCCAAACGACTCGCTTACCCATTAGCAATGATGATTAATTTATTTGGAACCGAATTGATTTTAGTTAATTCTCCTTTAACTGATGAGAAAAATTACTGGCTTACTCGCCTACAATATTTTATCTCATTATATGGGAATCCACTTTACAGTAATAAATTAATACTTGATAAATCAATAAGTTTAATTAAAGAGAGTGAAACGGCATTAATCCAAAATGCACTTTATGATGGCTCGCTGTTGTTGCAATTACTGCAAGGCTAA
- a CDS encoding LysR family transcriptional regulator: protein MNIELRHLRYFIAVAEELHFGRAAERLHMSQPPLSQQIQALEEMVNAKLLERNNRNVALTPAGAMFLKEAHQILGQVDAAATKAARMEKGELGELSIGFTSTTPFMHKVTMSLRQYREAYPDVSIHMHQMNTKQQIPPLVTGRIDIGIMRNTILPEQLDYQLLFKEPFMVAVYEGHPLLAFEESGVDIKQLAAYPLVFFEREVGTALYDEINQLLSSEGVVPTISQEAGEAMTILGLVSAGMGISIITESFTRMKIDGVRYLKLANIQATSEVWLVYNTRRTPPAAAKKLTELLLHNIVGI from the coding sequence ATGAACATAGAATTACGCCACCTACGTTATTTTATTGCTGTTGCTGAAGAGCTACATTTTGGGCGTGCGGCTGAGCGCTTGCACATGTCTCAACCGCCACTAAGTCAACAAATACAGGCACTTGAAGAAATGGTGAATGCGAAATTGTTAGAGCGCAATAACCGCAATGTCGCCTTAACGCCAGCCGGTGCGATGTTTCTCAAAGAAGCACACCAAATTTTAGGGCAGGTCGATGCTGCAGCGACCAAAGCGGCTCGTATGGAAAAAGGGGAACTTGGCGAATTGTCGATTGGCTTTACGTCAACAACGCCATTTATGCACAAAGTGACCATGAGCCTGCGCCAATACCGTGAAGCGTACCCTGATGTTTCTATTCATATGCATCAAATGAATACGAAGCAGCAAATCCCACCTTTAGTGACCGGGCGCATAGACATTGGCATCATGCGCAATACAATATTACCTGAACAATTGGACTATCAATTATTGTTTAAAGAGCCTTTTATGGTTGCGGTTTATGAAGGGCATCCCTTACTGGCTTTTGAAGAAAGTGGTGTTGATATTAAGCAGCTTGCGGCTTACCCGTTAGTTTTCTTTGAACGGGAAGTGGGAACGGCACTGTATGATGAGATAAACCAATTATTATCCTCCGAAGGGGTGGTTCCTACGATTTCCCAAGAAGCGGGGGAAGCCATGACCATTTTAGGCTTAGTATCTGCTGGGATGGGGATTTCCATCATCACTGAATCTTTTACGCGAATGAAGATTGATGGTGTGAGATATCTAAAACTCGCGAATATTCAAGCTACTTCAGAGGTCTGGTTAGTCTACAATACGCGACGAACGCCGCCTGCTGCGGCTAAAAAACTGACTGAGTTACTGCTGCACAATATTGTGGGTATATAA
- a CDS encoding MFS transporter: MEQQSNSLSTSQPLQGKQAKTLTNADPKKHYIQRDDALYLRVTLSFFTVGFATFALLYFVQPILPMLSADFNISPATASLSLSLSTGLMALGLLITGPISDAIGRKNVMVISLTCAALFTLMSSIMESWQGILIARALVGLSLSGVAAVAMTYLSEEIHPSYVALSMGLYISGNSIGGMSGRLMTGVIADFYSWRVAVVILGSLALLAAIGFWRLLPPSQHFRASSLKPKNLWVNLHLHLRDTGLPWLFIEGFILMGGFVTMYNYIGYRLLESPYNFSQSVVGFLSVIYLTGTYSATKTGSLTQKHGFGQILIAAIAMMLIGVILTLHGNIWIILLGMTVLTTGFFAAHSVASSWVGRRAKRARGQASSLYLFSYYAGSSIAGTLGGFFWSAYGWNGVALFIAALLLAGVGIAYKLKTKC, translated from the coding sequence ATGGAACAGCAGTCAAACAGCCTCTCAACGAGCCAACCTCTACAAGGAAAACAAGCCAAAACCTTGACCAATGCAGACCCGAAAAAACACTACATTCAACGGGACGATGCGCTGTATCTGCGTGTCACTCTGTCATTTTTTACTGTGGGCTTTGCAACATTTGCGTTGCTGTACTTTGTACAACCTATTCTGCCGATGCTATCAGCGGACTTTAATATTTCCCCGGCGACTGCCAGTTTATCACTCTCTTTAAGTACGGGATTAATGGCCTTGGGGTTACTGATCACCGGCCCTATTTCCGATGCTATTGGTCGTAAAAATGTGATGGTCATTTCCCTGACTTGTGCGGCACTTTTTACACTAATGAGCTCCATAATGGAAAGTTGGCAAGGGATTTTGATCGCCCGTGCATTAGTGGGATTATCTCTTAGTGGTGTAGCGGCCGTCGCGATGACCTATTTGAGTGAAGAAATTCATCCGAGCTATGTTGCACTGTCGATGGGCTTATATATCAGTGGTAACTCTATTGGGGGAATGAGTGGACGTTTAATGACCGGAGTGATTGCCGATTTTTATTCATGGCGAGTCGCAGTTGTTATTTTAGGCTCATTAGCATTGTTAGCGGCGATTGGATTCTGGCGCTTATTACCGCCTTCTCAACACTTTCGCGCAAGCTCACTGAAACCTAAAAATCTTTGGGTTAACTTACACTTACATCTACGCGATACGGGGCTGCCCTGGTTATTTATTGAGGGCTTTATCTTGATGGGTGGCTTCGTCACCATGTATAACTACATTGGATACCGCTTACTTGAATCACCTTATAATTTTAGTCAGTCTGTCGTAGGATTTTTATCTGTTATTTATTTAACAGGAACTTACAGTGCGACAAAAACAGGGAGTTTGACCCAGAAACATGGATTTGGACAAATTTTAATTGCTGCCATTGCGATGATGTTAATCGGCGTAATTTTGACGTTACACGGTAATATTTGGATCATTTTATTAGGCATGACAGTATTGACCACCGGATTCTTCGCCGCACATTCCGTTGCAAGTAGCTGGGTGGGACGTCGAGCTAAACGGGCAAGAGGACAAGCATCTTCGCTCTATTTGTTTAGCTACTATGCGGGTTCCAGTATTGCCGGTACATTAGGCGGCTTTTTCTGGTCGGCATATGGTTGGAATGGCGTCGCGTTATTTATTGCGGCTCTTCTACTGGCCGGTGTAGGTATCGCTTATAAGTTAAAAACAAAATGTTAG
- a CDS encoding lytic polysaccharide monooxygenase produces MKKLLLFPLLLCYSYFALPHGYIEYPASRAYLCKLQTNKNCGAIQYEPQSVEGLKGFPQKGPVDGKIASAGIAAFSSIDVQNPFRWTRMLIETPDFDFFWRLTAIHKTTKWEYFITREDWNPSEPLTRAQFELTPFCKYEKVETPASLVQHSCRLPKNYQGYHIILGVWTINDTANAFYQVIDIEIDYKQ; encoded by the coding sequence ATGAAAAAATTATTATTATTTCCTTTATTACTTTGCTATAGCTACTTTGCCCTGCCTCATGGCTATATCGAGTACCCCGCAAGTCGAGCCTACTTGTGTAAATTGCAAACCAATAAAAACTGTGGTGCTATTCAGTACGAACCTCAATCTGTTGAAGGATTGAAAGGTTTTCCTCAAAAAGGACCTGTTGATGGTAAAATTGCCAGTGCGGGTATTGCGGCTTTTTCGTCCATCGATGTTCAGAATCCTTTTCGCTGGACGCGCATGTTAATAGAAACGCCTGATTTTGATTTTTTCTGGCGCTTAACGGCGATCCACAAAACGACGAAATGGGAATATTTTATTACGCGAGAAGATTGGAATCCCAGTGAGCCATTAACCCGAGCGCAATTTGAATTAACGCCATTTTGTAAATACGAAAAAGTGGAGACGCCAGCGAGTTTAGTGCAACACAGTTGCAGGCTCCCAAAAAATTATCAAGGCTACCATATTATTTTGGGTGTCTGGACCATAAATGATACGGCTAATGCATTTTATCAAGTGATTGATATTGAAATAGATTATAAGCAATAA
- the tus gene encoding DNA replication terminus site-binding protein produces the protein MSKQQLISSFNLLESNINLLCQLLQAQKDVNAAVFSLPETLKGDENNEVNSIFVDKHVGHDAITQTIELFKLLFIHKKSESVSNKTAIRLPGAICLAPSYAEYKQFQQLIADINQLKIDIKQIVTNVDEAHRFEFIRESLHGLLTLNTYRTLTSVVDPDTIRFGWANKKVINKVTPEEMLNRLQASLESGRTPAHLQREHWQLQLETEIQLIRSLPHDCILKTQRPVKVQPIARVWDKETQKQTQYPCATPILVFAVDKTLGDIKLGELADYHQDNIALRNRPKAKPVELLIPRLNLYIER, from the coding sequence ATGTCCAAACAACAATTAATTAGCTCATTCAATCTATTAGAGTCGAATATTAATCTGCTATGCCAATTGCTTCAGGCTCAAAAAGATGTCAATGCGGCCGTATTTAGTTTACCGGAAACCCTTAAAGGGGACGAAAACAATGAAGTCAATTCTATCTTTGTGGATAAACATGTGGGGCACGATGCAATTACCCAAACAATAGAGCTGTTTAAGCTTTTGTTTATTCATAAAAAATCAGAATCGGTTAGTAATAAAACCGCGATACGTTTACCTGGAGCAATTTGTTTAGCCCCCTCTTATGCTGAATATAAACAATTTCAACAGCTAATCGCCGATATCAACCAATTAAAAATAGACATTAAGCAAATCGTAACCAATGTTGATGAAGCTCATCGGTTTGAATTTATAAGAGAAAGCTTGCATGGACTACTTACGCTGAATACCTATCGAACCCTCACCTCTGTTGTCGACCCCGATACCATTCGTTTTGGGTGGGCAAATAAGAAAGTGATCAATAAAGTGACTCCAGAAGAGATGCTCAACCGCTTACAAGCCAGTTTAGAAAGCGGAAGAACACCAGCTCATTTACAGCGCGAACATTGGCAGTTGCAGTTAGAAACTGAGATCCAGTTAATTCGCTCCCTTCCCCATGATTGCATTCTAAAAACACAGCGTCCGGTAAAAGTTCAACCTATCGCCCGAGTTTGGGACAAAGAAACTCAGAAGCAAACGCAATATCCTTGTGCGACGCCGATATTGGTTTTTGCTGTCGATAAAACATTAGGTGATATAAAACTGGGTGAGCTGGCGGATTATCATCAAGACAATATCGCACTGCGTAATCGTCCAAAAGCAAAACCTGTTGAATTACTGATACCGCGCTTAAATCTGTATATAGAGCGATAA
- the fumC gene encoding class II fumarate hydratase: MAATRIEKDSMGPIEVPADHLWGAQTQRSLEHFRISVEKMPVALIHALAVTKKAAASVNMDLGLLPKDRGDAIIAAADEVLAGKHPTEFPLAIWQTGSGTQSNMNMNEVLANRGSEILGGQRGNDRLIHPNDDVNKSQSSNDVFPTAMHVAAVVAMREHLLPELKVLHKTLDAKAKEFKDIVKIGRTHLQDATPLTLGQEISGWAAMLAHNEKHIENAVPHVCELALGGTAVGTGLNTHPEYAVRVAKKIAELTGQPFVTSPNKFEALATCDALVHAHGALKGLAASLMKIANDVRWLASGPRCGIGEISIPENEPGSSIMPGKVNPTQCEALTMLCAQVMGNDVAVNIGGASGNFELNVFRPMVIDNFLQSIRLLADGMRSFNEHCAEGIEPNRERIEKLLHESLMLVTALNTHIGYDKAAEIAKKAHKEGLTLKESALKLNYLTEAQFDEWVRPEDMVGSMKS, from the coding sequence ATGGCAGCCACTCGCATTGAAAAAGACTCAATGGGACCAATTGAAGTACCTGCTGACCACTTGTGGGGCGCGCAAACGCAGCGTTCTTTAGAACATTTCCGTATCTCTGTAGAGAAAATGCCTGTTGCTCTGATCCACGCTTTAGCTGTCACTAAAAAAGCGGCCGCAAGCGTGAACATGGATTTAGGTTTACTGCCAAAAGATCGCGGTGATGCGATTATCGCTGCGGCAGACGAAGTCCTTGCTGGCAAGCATCCAACAGAATTCCCTCTCGCTATCTGGCAAACCGGTTCTGGTACTCAAAGTAACATGAACATGAATGAGGTACTTGCTAACCGCGGTAGCGAAATCCTCGGCGGACAGCGCGGTAACGACCGTCTGATCCACCCAAATGACGATGTGAACAAGAGCCAAAGCTCTAACGACGTCTTCCCAACAGCAATGCACGTGGCGGCCGTTGTCGCGATGCGTGAACATTTGCTACCAGAACTGAAAGTTCTGCATAAAACCCTCGATGCGAAAGCAAAAGAATTCAAAGATATTGTTAAGATCGGTCGTACGCATTTACAAGATGCAACGCCATTAACATTAGGTCAGGAAATTTCAGGCTGGGCTGCTATGTTAGCCCACAATGAAAAACATATTGAAAATGCAGTGCCGCATGTTTGCGAGCTTGCATTAGGTGGTACTGCAGTCGGTACAGGGTTAAATACTCACCCTGAATACGCGGTTCGTGTTGCGAAGAAAATTGCAGAATTAACGGGTCAACCGTTTGTGACTTCACCGAATAAATTTGAAGCATTAGCAACGTGTGACGCATTAGTTCACGCACACGGTGCATTAAAAGGCTTAGCGGCTTCTTTAATGAAGATTGCTAACGATGTTAGATGGTTAGCATCAGGTCCTCGTTGTGGTATCGGCGAAATCTCGATTCCTGAAAACGAACCAGGCAGCTCAATCATGCCAGGCAAAGTTAACCCAACTCAGTGCGAAGCATTAACCATGCTGTGTGCTCAAGTAATGGGTAACGATGTGGCAGTTAACATTGGTGGGGCTTCTGGTAACTTTGAATTGAACGTATTCCGTCCAATGGTTATCGATAATTTCTTACAATCTATTCGTTTATTAGCAGATGGTATGCGTAGCTTCAACGAACACTGTGCGGAAGGTATCGAACCAAACCGTGAGCGTATTGAGAAATTACTGCACGAATCTCTGATGCTGGTGACTGCGCTAAATACCCATATCGGTTACGACAAAGCTGCTGAAATTGCGAAGAAAGCGCACAAAGAAGGCCTGACTCTGAAAGAATCTGCACTGAAATTGAACTACTTAACTGAAGCTCAATTTGATGAATGGGTTCGTCCAGAAGATATGGTTGGTAGCATGAAATCGTAA